Proteins from one Porites lutea chromosome 3, jaPorLute2.1, whole genome shotgun sequence genomic window:
- the LOC140930924 gene encoding uncharacterized protein yields MMKTRWFSVVFAVLFAVLLFDICSCAVLPKNTALKLKDVRAEETKALGNGALAGESDNLAKEKKTDEDKEDGGKEDVEDFDEEDEDEVADDGEEDVDDFDEENENEVVDDDDEENVDEENEDADDSEDPNDGWTENEGEDYDDEDEEEGDNDVDDKQADGENNEEEDEDNDFMDEEDDAIEDEEDGDMPRELSDINEDENDFSDEQALKTANDEREAIRLNTKEVEDPRRRGRRGRGRRSRRGRRGKPSRRKRRGRRGRRGRKGRRRRRGRRDRKGRRGRRGRRGRKGRKGRRGRRGRRGRRGRRGRRGRRGRGGIRGRVKVIVRPRPPQPPPPQPTQPTTPVGTPATPGGTGSPAPGGTEPTPGGSVPEGRR; encoded by the exons ATGATGAAGACGCGGTGGTTTTCTGTCGTTTTCGCTGTTCTGTTTGCTGTGCTCCTCTTTGATATCTGCAGTTGTGCTGTACTCCCTAAAAATACAGCGCTAAAGCTGAAAGATGTTCGTGCTGAGGAAACTAAAGCTCTTGGAAATGGTGCTTTAGCTGGAGAAAGTGACAACTtggcgaaagaaaaaaaaactgacgaGGACAAAGAAGACGGAGGCAAGGAAGACGTTGAAGACTttgatgaagaagatgaagatgaagttGCAGATGATGGCGAAGAAGACGTTGATGACTTtgatgaagaaaatgaaaatgaagttgTAGATGATGACGACGAAGAAAATGTCgatgaagaaaatgaagatgCTGATGATAGCGAAGACCCAAACGACGGATGGACTGAAAATGAAGGTGAAGATTATGATgatgaagacgaagaagaaggcGATAATGACGTTGACGATAAACAGGCAGATGGAGAAAACAATGAAGAAGAGGATGAAGACAACGATTTCATGGATGAAGAAGATGACGCAATTGAGGATGAAGAGGACGGTGACATGCCCAGAGAACTGAGTGATATCAATGAGGATGAGAATGATTTTTCTGACGAGCAAGCACTGAAGACGGCAAATGATGAGCGAGAAG CGATACGACTGAATACGAAAGAAGTTGAGGACCCTAGGCGACGTGGTAGACGTGGACGTGGCAGGCGAAGCAGGCGTGGAAGAAGAGGGAAACCAAGTAGACGGAAAAGACGTGGCAGGCGAGGAAGACGTGGTAGAAAAGGTAGACGACGAAGGCGTGGCAGGCGTGACCGAAAAGGTAGACGAGGCAGACGGGGAAGACGTGgcagaaaaggaagaaaaggcAGGCGTGGCAGGCGTGGTAGACGTGGCCGGCGTGGCAGGCGTGGCAGACGTGGTAGACGTGGACGAGGCGGAATAAGGGGACGCGTCAAGGTAATAGTAAGGCCTCGACCGCCACAGCCACCTCCTCCCCAACCTACTCAGCCTACAACCCCAGTTGGAACGCCAGCCACTCCAGGTGGCACCGGATCACCCGCCCCAGGGGGAACCGAACCAACTCCCGGAGGGAGTGTTCCTGAAGGAAGGCGATAG